The Deltaproteobacteria bacterium genome includes the window TCGAGGCGGTGAACGCCTGGGAGCTCGACCGCACGCTCGAGGTCGCGATGGACGCGCTGCGCCTGCCGCCGGGCGACGCCGAAGTGCGTACGCTTTCGGGCGGCGAGCGGCGCCGCGTGGCGCTGTGCCGGCTGCTGCTGCAGAAGCCCGACCTGCTGCTGCTCGACGAGCCGACCAACCACCTCGACGCCGAGTCGGTGGCCTGGCTCGAGCGCTTCCTGCACGAGTACCCGGGCACGGTCGTGGCCGTCACGCACGACCGCTACTTCCTGGACAACGTCGCCGGCTGGATCCTCGAGCTCGATCGCGGCCGCGGCATTCCGTACAAGGGCAACTACTCCGCCTGGCTGGGCCAGAAGCAGAAGCGGCTCGAGCTCGAAGAGAAGAAGTCGAGCACGCGCCAGCGCACCCTGCAGCGCGAGCTCGAGTGGGTGCAGATGTCGCCGCGCGCGCGACAGGCGAAGAGCAAGGCGCGCGTCGCGGCCTTCGAGAAGCTGCGCTCCGAAGAGGCCAACCGCGCTCCCGAGACGGTCGAGATCGCGATCCCGCCCGGGCCGCGGCTCGGCGACAAGGTGATCGAGGCCGAGCACGTGGCGAAGGGCTACGGCGAGCAGCTTCTGATCGACGACCTGTCCTTCAGGCTGCCGCCCGGAGGGATCGTCGGCGTGATCGGCGGCAACGGCGCGGGCAAGACCACGCTCTTCCGCATGATCACCGGCAGCGAGAAGCCCGACGCCGGCGAGTTCACGCTCGGCGAGACCGTGAAGCTCGCCTACGTCGATCAGGCGCGCTCCGAGCTCGACCCCAAGAAGACCGTCTTCGAGGCGATCAGCGGCGGCGAGGAGAAGATGAAGGTCGGCAGCCGCGAGCTGCCCAGCCGCGCCTACGTGGGCAGCTTCGGCTTCAAGGGACCCGACCAGCAGAAGCGCGTCTCGATGCTCTCGGGCGGAGAGCGCAACCGCCTGCACCTGGCGCGCACGCTTCGCGCGGGCGGAAACGTGCTGCTCCTCGACGAGCCGACCAACGACCTCGACGTCGACACGCTGCGCGCACTCGAAGAGGCGCTGCTCGGTTTCGCCGGCTGCGTGGTGGTGATCTCGCACGACCGCTGGTTCCTCGACCGCATCGCGACGCACATGCTCGCCTTCGAGGGCGAGAGCCACGTCGAGTTCTTCGAGGGCAACTACCAGGAATACGAGGCCGACCTGCACCGCCGCAAAGGCACCGACGCCGACCAGCCCCACCGCATGCACTTCAAGCGGCTCTCGCACTAGCCGCGCGGGCGCTGACACCGAACGGCGTGAATCAGCGTTCCGCTTGCACGACGGCGAGGGCTCGCTCGAGCAGATCGGCGATCCGAAGCATCCTCCGGCGCCGGAAGGACTCGCGGTCGAAGCTCCGCTCCGGGAGGACGTAGATGTCGACTCCGCGGCGACGGACCGCCTCCCGGCCAGCGTCGAGATCGACGTAGTAGGCGTCCGAGATCTAGACGACGAAGGGATCCACGTGCTCGATCCGCAGGTCAGCGAGGAGATCGACGTCGAGGGTGGCGCGCGCGACGACCAGCGCCAGCGCATCTGCGATGTCGGGCGCCGTCACCGCTCCGCGCGGCCGAGGTGG containing:
- the ettA gene encoding energy-dependent translational throttle protein EttA, whose product is MEDLRKVVPPDRILLDQISLSFLPGAKIGVLGHNGSGKSTLLKIMAGVDPEFVGVARPAEGLRIGYLAQEPLLDDAKTVLGVVEEGVAETRELLQRFEAVSARFSEPLDDDEMNALIEEQAKLQERIEAVNAWELDRTLEVAMDALRLPPGDAEVRTLSGGERRRVALCRLLLQKPDLLLLDEPTNHLDAESVAWLERFLHEYPGTVVAVTHDRYFLDNVAGWILELDRGRGIPYKGNYSAWLGQKQKRLELEEKKSSTRQRTLQRELEWVQMSPRARQAKSKARVAAFEKLRSEEANRAPETVEIAIPPGPRLGDKVIEAEHVAKGYGEQLLIDDLSFRLPPGGIVGVIGGNGAGKTTLFRMITGSEKPDAGEFTLGETVKLAYVDQARSELDPKKTVFEAISGGEEKMKVGSRELPSRAYVGSFGFKGPDQQKRVSMLSGGERNRLHLARTLRAGGNVLLLDEPTNDLDVDTLRALEEALLGFAGCVVVISHDRWFLDRIATHMLAFEGESHVEFFEGNYQEYEADLHRRKGTDADQPHRMHFKRLSH